The Hordeum vulgare subsp. vulgare chromosome 7H, MorexV3_pseudomolecules_assembly, whole genome shotgun sequence DNA window ACGGTATAAAAATTGGTATTCTAAGAACAATCGGCCATGGCCATAGGTTGTGTGACTAATGCAAGTGGTTGTACCCCCAAAGAGCTAGATTTATATATAAAAAAGTGTGGTTATGCATGTTGTGTTTCTCACCCGCTTGTCTTTTAAGTGAGAGGTCACATTCTAGTTAACATCGAGATGATAATAGGGATATATAATTATGTGTATGGCATGAGAACGTGATGTTTTTgagcccgagctcaaatgagctaccgtcaaaaaagattaaaaaaatctgatttttttgtGTGCAAACATTGACAAAAGTTTTCAGAAAATTTCATGAAAAAATAACATTTGTAGAGGTCGTAGCAAAAACGGATGCTCCAAAATGTTATTTTCGATAACATTTTGGAgtgctgattttattttttttccacGACTTTTATGAATGTAATTTTTTGGTGAAATTTTACAAGCACCAAGAACTTTTGTCAATGGTTGCACCCAAAAAAATTCaaatgttatttatttatttatttatttattttactgttcatccctagctcaaatgagctcgggagcagaaGATGACTTTCCATGACATGACCTATTTTTCGCAATGGTAATTGCGGCCTTTCTTTAGTCATATGTATGGAGTAGTTTCTTAGAAATTTTCTACCATAAAATCATTTCCTTTCTTACTTGATACTCATACTGTCAATCTATTGTCCATctttctttttagttttctctcGACTCTTAAGTGGGTGGGCGTGGAATGATCTTGCGGGACGATAGCGGTGTGATCATCCTAGTGGTCATGTACATCGCCACTACAGGGTGAACTTGAAGCTTGCCGAGAGGGGATTGTGCTAGCTACCTAGTGGACGCAGCTACCGATAATAGTCCAGATGAATTGCTTGGAGGGCACACAACTCATCAAAGGTTATAACATCGTTAGATCATAACATGACATGCTTGTTGAGGAGATCAAAGCTAGTCTTTGTTGTGGACGGGAGTTTTCAGTCAAGCACATTAGAAGGCAACAAAAAATGCAAGCCATTATATGGCCAATTTTGGTAGAGTTTATTTCTAATCGTGCGGTCAAATGTTTTAAACAAGGTGGTCATGGACCACCCGCCATTATTGGAATGGTGGTGCCGCTCTCAAACGAAATTGTACATGGTGGGACGATGACATTTTCTTTTTCCTATaaactgttttggatattttaATACGGACTACATGCGGACTGAAATGAATGAACAAAAACACTAAAACGTGCTCACATACATTCGATTTAGAAAAGAATGTTATAACATCTTATAATAGTCCATGAAGGGAGTAATAAACTACCGCACTATACATTCCATGTGCATATTTTGTCCTTTTTTTGATTCTGAACATAGAGATATTTATGGGTTTGGTGTATCTCAAGCTATTTGATATCTAATTCGATCTTGGTATGTTTCATAGGATATAAAAATTGGTATTCTAAGAGCAGTAAAAAAAGTGAGTTTAGGCATCTTCTGTTTCTTACCCACACATGCTCATCTTTTAAGTGAGAGGTCACATTCTACTCCCTTTGTTTCAAAATAAATATCTTAACTTCAGTATAACTTTATTACATTATAGTTCGTATCAAGTTGAAACATTTATTCCGAGACAGAGAAGGTAGTTAAGAACGAGCTGGTGATAGGGACATATAATTATGTGTATGTCATGACCTATTTTTCCCACTATGGTAATTGTGGCCTTTCTTTAgtcatatatatatagagagagtagctTCTTACAAATTTTATACCATAAACCCATTTCTTTCTTATTTAATTATGGTATACTGTCATATATATGAAGTAGCAGTCGGCGGGCGTTcgtaaacaaacaaacaaacaaacaaacaaacaagagatccttccttccttccttccttccttggtTGAAACCCGAGAGCAGAGAAATATCGGTGGCGGGCACGTGGAGTGGAGGAGAACACCTTCCCCATTCATCCACTTCACGTCACGCGTAGTAGGCGTCGACGAGGCGGGGAGCACGGTTACGCAACGCCCGAGTTCCCCAGGGACCAAGACGTAAAAGACCGCCCGCCACGTCGGACCCACCGACGGGATAAATAacgggaggaagaggggaggcacgccgagcCGAGCCAGaccgagagagaagagagaggaaGAGGAAAAAATCAATCCACCGAGCAGAGGAGAGAGGAGCAGGCCCCCCCTCCGCCGCGCTGCCGCGGTGTTGACCCCTCCCCCCACGCTGGATCCCTCCACGGCGGCGGGCGCgtccttcggcggcggcggcgcgttgTTATGCCGAGAGGCGCCCAGGTACTCGCGCCACGCGATTTCGCCTCCCGTATACGCCGGGGTCTGCTCTGCTCCCTTCCCCTCCCGTCCCGTCCCCGCGCGATTCCGGCCGGGGGCTCGGTAGGATCGGCGCGGGAGGGGTTTGACTGATTGTTGAGGTGCGGAATTCGGGTTTAGACGGTGGGATTCGCGCGGTCGCGGTGCCCGAGATCCGGTGGGAGGGTTTGGTCGGATCGGCGCGGGGTTCGCCGGCCTGGGTCATCGCCGCCCCTGTCGGTGCAACCGGGGAGGGTTTGGCGGGGGAACTATGCGGGGGATTCGTTCCGCGGTGCTCGTGGCGGCCAGGTCGCAGCCCCCCTACACCAGCGGTTTCCTAGATTCAGGCGAATATGATGCTACTGATTTTGGGAAAAAAAAATTGGAGGTACCGTTGGATGATGGGAACACGGGACAACCGGGGAGGGGTTGGGTCATGTTTGAGGTTTGGATTTCGGGTTTTTAGCCGGCGGGAATCGCGCGGCTGTTGCTCGGCCGGGCGTGACGTGTGGTCTGAGATCCTGGTAGGGGGATTGGTCTGGTCGATGCGAGATTCGCTGGTTTCCGCTGCTGGTGTTGCTGGTAGAATCCGGGGTAGTTTGGCAGGGGGGATCGGAGCCTGTCTGGTCGGTGAACTGTGCTTGAAATTCGTTCGGCGGTGCTTGTCATGGCTGGGTCCTGGTCGCCGTTCGTGCAGATTCACGCGAACTCGGGCACGACGGGCTCTGTGGCCTATGTATGTGTTTTGGTTGTGCGTGGTGTATATTTGGTTGATGCGGTTCTAGATGAACTGCGGCTGGCGGTGGAGGCATAGTTTTGCCCTGCTCTTGTACTTCGATGAATTCTGTGGCGATTCGGCTGGATTAAGTTCCCATCACAGTTTCGGTGCATCATACGGTGTTACTTGCGTGAATCTGGAGTAGGAAGTAGGAACAGATGATGGGAACACatggttgttgtggtggttacATGTTTTGGGTACTTTGTCATATCCTGACTCGTCGCATGATGTTTTGATCATGCATATGCTGTTAGTAAAATGAGTCGGGATAATTAGCAGAAGGTTCGATTAGACCAAACTGTTCAGGCCATTCAGCATCCCATTGTCGTCTGCTAAGTTTGGCTCTGATGTATTGGGCTACCACCTCGTCACACGTTTTCAGCTATAGGTCTGTTGCTTACGAACAACTTTTGTATTCTTGCAGGTTTCAACACCATTCGCCTCTGGGTTTCTAGCATTCTCAGAAAGGATATGGAGCGCACCCTCTATGCAAGTTCCCCTGTATCCCACGTCTCGCTGCTTGAGCAAGTTCTTGGCTGGAGATTTTGTCTTTACGGAGACTTCCTTGTCATCTCCTTCGTCAATTGCACCTGAAGAACATACCTGGCTCAGTGACTACAGTGCCTGGTCCCATGCTACTGGACATTAGGGCCGACTAGTGATTGCGGTGCACATCTATTCGAGCATGGTGCGTCTCTTCTCTGCCAACATTTTCGTAATTTTTGCCGTGGCACTGGTCAGCCAGCAAAAGTTACCATCAGAACTTCTTTGGACACTTGGGATCTAACCCGTAGATCCTCCCTGTCGGTTACAAGCTCTAGGTATGCTCTTCTTCGAGAAGCCAGTAGCATAATAATTAATTTTCATGGCGCTTCTGTTCTTATTGTCACTGTCTCATGCATCTCTTGCTCTCAGCAGGTTCTGGTTCTCTTTGCTTCTGTCAGCTCTCTTCTCCCCTATCACTGCGAGTTTTCAGTTTGTCCGGCTTGATCTTTGGTGTGTATAGTGTGCACTGTTCTTCATCAGGCTTCACTTCTGATGGCGTGACGCGAGGTATGCTTGAAAGTTTTGAATCTAAGCAGGGCTATGCATGATTCAGACATGAAGCATAATTAGAAATGTGAACATTAGCATTTCTTCTAACGGTCTAATCCACTTTGTTTAATTTCAGGGCAAAGGTGTTCAAGTTTATTTGTCACAAAGTATGGGTATTGCCTACAGACGTTTGAAAAAAGCCTGCAGTGACTTTGGTGACCTACTCTCCAAAGACATTCCGGCAATACGCGTATGAGTCTTGTTTGTGTTTATAGGACTGTTCAAAAATAAGGACAGCGTTGCATTCTAGCTAATAAAATGGAGAGGTGAATTGACGCTTTCCCTATTTTGTCAGATGATACTGAGCTTCCAACACTGTACATACTTGCTAGCTTCTTTCTTATATTTGCGATACAGGTATAACATTATTACGGAAGTGGGTGACGGTACGTTTGGTAGTGTTTGGCGTGCAATCAATAAAGAAAGTGGCGAAGTGGTATGTTGCTCTGCTTGCCCAATATTTGCATGTTATGCTTTACTTTTTGCAGTGGCAACCTTCGTTTATGTTGCTATGCCGGAGGCTAGCAAAGCTTAGGGCTGTTTATTGTATTTGCTagaccctctgttcctaaatataacatGTTTTGGCAGTTTAAATTGAACTGACAAGACGTCTTGCATTTAGAAACAGAGATAGTACTAAATAATGTGGAACACTTGCTTTTCAGTTTGTATTGTTACTCTATGATATATCTTCACGACTAGCCGATATTCTCATGTTGCCACTGCCATACCTGGATTTTCTTTCATCTTGTTGACATATATGCACATACCTGTTCTTCGCAGGTTGCAATcaagaaaatgaagaaaaaatatttttcttgggaggagtgcatcaatctccgtgaagtgaaggtatttTGTTGTTACATAACATGCAGCCATATTGTATCATGGCTTCTGTCACTTTGTTTGATTAAATGTATGTGTTTCAACTTCAACAGTCCCTCCGAAGGATGAACCATCCAAACATTGTGAAGCTCAAGGAGGTCATAAGAGAGAATGACATGCTATTCTTTGTTTTTGAATACATGGTACAGACTATCGATATTTTGTTCTGTTTCGGTTTTTGTGATCAGTATAAGTTCACTGATGTTTTATTGCTCAATGTGGGGTTGTTAGGAATGCAATCTCTATCAGCTGATGAAGAGCAAGGGCAAGCCCTTTTCGGAGACTGAAATCCGGAACTGGTGCTTTCAAGTATTTCAAGCTCTTAGTCACATGCATCAACGTGGATACTTTCACCGTGACCTTAAGCCTGGTATGGCATGCTTCCTGGACTCTGGAATTGCTGATAATGGTTATTGTGAAAATTGTGGAACTATGTTCATTTATGTGGTTTGGTGTCAGAGCCTGGACTCAATACCTGAAGAAATATAGGAAAGAGTGTTATCAAACGTCTTTCGTGCTGTGTCTGGATAAGAAATAACAGTTTGAGAACATCTTTTGTTTTTCCATCTTTCGACCTATGCTCCTTCTCAAAAGCTGTGGTTTCATGCAAATTTTAGTTTGAACAACTCAAGAAATTAACTCTAGTAGCTGTGGATGGGTAACCATCCAATCGGCCATTGACCGATAGGCTAACACAGCTAAAAGATATTTTGTGTTGTTCATCAATCAATTTTACTATATGTTGggtcttctttcccttgccctgtgGGATATATATGTAAAGGTTGCAGCAACGACGGAGAAAAAAATTAGGCATACTAGGGAGACTTGAAAGACCCTAGTTTTATATGACTCATGCGTCAGTAAAAAAGGAGCCAGCAATCCTTGTTAGCCTAAATGCTACTGTGTTCTGTTTGAGAGTTCAGATTGACCTTACTTATTGGCATTAGTAAATAAAAGCCATCATCTTTTGCTCTTTTGACATTTTTGTTGTCTCAGAAAATTTGCTGGTTACAAAGGAGCTCATCAAGGTAGCTGATTTTGGGCTTGCTAGGGAGATTATTTCTGAACCACCATACACAGAATATGTGTCAACTCGCTGGTAGGCTACTTCAGTTCTAAACAGCTTAATTTATACACAGCAATAAAGCAAAGATGCTAATATCTAGTCCCATATTAGGTATCGTGCCCCAGAGGTTCTGCTTCAATCTTCTGTTTACAGCTCAGCAGTTGGTGAGTAGAGAATATTTGTTCCTTTACAAGAAAGCAAATTGCTACAATTTGCAATGTGCTGATTCCCTGTTGCTTTTCTAGACATGTGGGCTATGGGCGCCATTATTGCAGAGCTTTTTTCACACCGACCTCTTTTCCCTGGCTCAAGGTATATATGATCTTTATTCTGCCAAACCTCGTTTGGTTCCCCTGTTCTCTTGATTATTTTCAATTTGGTCCTAATAATTACTGGGAGCTAAATATTCGGCATAGATGCTGTTACTTATGTATGAAGTAACCATCATTGACCATTTTAACAAGTAAACCAAGTTCTTTTAGTCTAGAAAGCTCCCTATAATGTGATTTTTTTTAGTGTCATGATTCTGTGGTGGTATGTTCTTCCAAGTAATTTCTTAAGCGAGGGTATTTTTATAACTTTCTTCTTTGTCCCTCAGTGAAGCGGATGAGATTTACAAAATCTGTAACATTCTTGGCACTCCAAATCAGCATACTTGGGCTGGAGGGCTGCAGCTGGCAGCATCTATCCATTTTCAGTTTCCTCAGGTAGAATCTTTTGATACCCTTCCTCTCCAGTTCCGAGATTATTAGGAGCTATTGGTGGCTAAATGCTGTTTCATATTCTCAACAGTCTGGAAGCATAAATCTTTCAGAAGTGGTTCCCACAGCAAGTGAAGATGCGCTGAACCTTATTTCGGTAAGTGTGATATCAGCAGTTCCTGTCTTTCCTGAAAGTAGCGGCGAAGTGATCATGTCCAGATTTAATGATTGGCTTCAACTTTTACATTTGCCACAGTGGCTTTGCTCATGGGACCCACGTAAAAGGCCAACCGCAGTGGAGGTTTTGCAGCATCCCTTCTTTCAGGTCATAATATTTCCAGTGTCTTTCCATACCACattagatgatgcattgattCGGCTCGTGGACCTGACCAAAATTGTTTATGTCACAGCCATGCTTCTATGTCCCCCCTTCACTTCGTTACAGATCGACAGGATATGCAACACCACCGCCATCAGGTTTGTCGGTATTCTCACGCAGACATCTGTATCAGTTCCATTAGATTTGTTGAAGCGATTCAAATAACGGATTCTGCAGTCGGGGCTAAAGGAGCTATGGACCAGAAGAATGCTAGGAGATACCCTGTGGGGACTTTATCCAATGGGAGGCCGGCAGTTAATAACTCCTACCTTAGCACCAACGCCCCAGCAAGAGCAGCTGGCGTGCAAAGGAAGCTAGAGTTGGATCATCAGGTGAAACCAGAGGGCAACCATAAGCTGACGACGAAGGAGAACGCAATGAACCAGCCTTGGTCCAGACTACCTCCAGCACCAGTGAGGAACAACAGTGAGTGCCGTACTTGGAATGGCTTCCGTTTCATTCAAAGTCCTGGATTTTCCGCTTCTCTAATGCAAATCAATTCCATCGTGCAGTGAACTACCTTGCCGCCAAAGAGCAGATCCCTCGTGGTGGCGCGCCAGACATAGCCGAGAAGCTGTCCCAGCTGTCGATGTCCACCACCACCCGGGCGCCGATCATGCCTTCCGACAGGTTTGTGGACCTGAAGGCCACTACCAGAGCTCACGGGGAGCCCGTGAGGCGGCCCGTGCCTCTGGGACCCAGGGACACGTGGCATGCCCGAAACGACCCCTTCCGGCGCACCTATGAGATGCCGGGCGAGAGGGCTCTCCTCCAGAGGAAGCTCGTCAGCTGAGGACCATCCCACCGACGCCCGCCCTTCCGCCATCCATCTGCCTCTTCGCATcatcgacaccaccaccaccaccaccccgacCACAATAATCCGGCGGTCTCCTTCCTGGCGGTCGCTACCAAGTTTGTGTCTCTCTTTCATCGTTTGTGTTGTGATTGAAAATAAAATCCAGTCTCCCCCGTTCCTCGGGTCGCATTGCAGCGGGGAGAGTGAAGAGCACTGCCGTGTTTCCTTTGGGCTTTCGAGTGTGAGAAACTTGGACGATGATATATATGCTTTGTGTTATTTGTGTGCGAGCCCAAGCGGCCAATGTTACTTCCAGTGCTGTCTCATGGTTCTACCCGTTGATCATCGAAACTGAAATGAAATGTTGCCGTAAGATCTTTGGAGCAAGGATCATCTTGGCTTGGTTTTGCttccttcctctttttttttttaatGAGAATACCGACTCGAGCTCTTCTCCTACCTGCTTGATTTGGCTCGGGAGATCGTTGGATGCTTTGCTTGCTCACGTGGTTGGTCGTGTCCTACTGCATGACCAGCGATGTTTCTTCTGTTACGCGGTTTACTGCTTGCTAGTTCAATCGTATCCGTATTTTATTTACTCGTGTTTGTTTCTAGTGGTAGTAGTATTATATTCTACTAGCAGACAGATTCTGCGGGAGGTGTCATGGATCGGGCGACGCGATGTACGTAATATTTTCCAGCCGCGGGTACCAACGGTGACGCGATGGATGGATGGGTGGATGGATTGATTTCTCTGGGCGTTATGGTCAGGAGCGCGTGGGCGTCGTGCAATGTTTGTTTGACTACGTAGCAGCGGCAGTACTGAAACCGGTACAGCGCGTCGGCCTTTTTGGGGCCGACGAGACGTCCGTCCCGCCGCTGCAGTCCATCCTTTCGCCGCACCGCGCCGTTGGGTTGGGTTGGCATTTCCCAGATGGTCTCAGCCCCAAAAGGCTGTGCCCGCTGCGTTGCCTCAGCACCGTGTCCCCGCCCTTTCCTTCCCTCATTCATAtgagctctccctctctctcgcgcgcgcgcGTCACGTGCAtatctttctcctcttcttcctggaCGGGAGAAGAGAAAAACATCGTCGTCGTCCCGGGTGATACATCATTGCCACTTGTGACATCAGGCACACGCACGCGCATCTGAAAACAATAGGATGGATCCGTCCTATTCGTATGATGCTTGGTTCTTGGATGGATGGATTCCACGGAAAACGTTTGCGTCTCTAACTCAAACGAACACAAGTCCGCCCCGTGAGTGACGGAAAGGTACCCCGCGGCGACGCGTGGGCGACTAGGGTTGCCGCTGTCCGCCGCCGCTCCCGCGGATCCCAGGCTGGCGTCCTGGTGTCCTCCCCTAGTGCGGGTGCCGCCAACCATGAGAGCCGGTTTTCCGTGTGGTGGCTGGGGCGGAGTTCTCTCGGCAGCGAGTGAGGAGGTGGGGGAGGAAAGGAGGAAGCGGGCGGCCAGATTTGGGAAGAGGCCGGCTGTCCGCCGTCGCTTGCGCGGATCCGCTCCGGCGTCCTTGTGTCCTCCCCCAGTGCGGGTGCCGCCAGCCATGAGGGTTGTTCCTTGGGGTGGTTGGGGCGGAGCTTTTTGACGACGAGGGGGAGGCTGGAGAGGAAAGGAGGAAGGGGGCGGCAAGATCTGGGAGCGGCCGACTGGCCGCCGACGAAGGGGTGCTGCTGTTGtgtgttagggaacgttgcatgggaaacaaaaaaaattctacacacacgaagacctatcatggtgatgtccatctacgagaggagataagatctacgtatccttgtagatcgctaagcgggaagcgttaaaaaacgcggttgatgtagtggtacagcttcgtgattcaaatcaccgttgtcccacgatccgtcccacgaacggttccgatctagcgccgaacggacagcacctccgtgttcaacacacatacaactcgatggcgatctcggccttcttgatctagcaagcaagacggagaagtagatgagttctccagcagcgtgacgacgctccggtggtggtgatgatctactcctacagggctccgcccgagctccgcaaaaatccgatctagaggcaaaactatgtggaataggtttgagttgcacgtggcaaagttgtgtatcaaaaagccctaaacgaccaatatatataggaggaggggaggggctagcctttgggcacaagggccccaagggtgcaccggccgaagggtggaggaggactcctccaattcggtttgggaaggaggagtcctcctcttccttcccacctccctctttcctttttttttcttttggtatttttg harbors:
- the LOC123411565 gene encoding cyclin-dependent kinase F-4-like isoform X2, with product MERYNIITEVGDGTFGSVWRAINKESGEVVAIKKMKKKYFSWEECINLREVKSLRRMNHPNIVKLKEVIRENDMLFFVFEYMECNLYQLMKSKGKPFSETEIRNWCFQVFQALSHMHQRGYFHRDLKPENLLVTKELIKVADFGLAREIISEPPYTEYVSTRWYRAPEVLLQSSVYSSAVDMWAMGAIIAELFSHRPLFPGSSEADEIYKICNILGTPNQHTWAGGLQLAASIHFQFPQSGSINLSEVVPTASEDALNLISWLCSWDPRKRPTAVEVLQHPFFQPCFYVPPSLRYRSTGYATPPPSGAMDQKNARRYPVGTLSNGRPAVNNSYLSTNAPARAAGVQRKLELDHQVKPEGNHKLTTKENAMNQPWSRLPPAPVRNNMNYLAAKEQIPRGGAPDIAEKLSQLSMSTTTRAPIMPSDRFVDLKATTRAHGEPVRRPVPLGPRDTWHARNDPFRRTYEMPGERALLQRKLVS
- the LOC123411565 gene encoding cyclin-dependent kinase F-4-like isoform X1 → MERYNIITEVGDGTFGSVWRAINKESGEVVAIKKMKKKYFSWEECINLREVKSLRRMNHPNIVKLKEVIRENDMLFFVFEYMECNLYQLMKSKGKPFSETEIRNWCFQVFQALSHMHQRGYFHRDLKPENLLVTKELIKVADFGLAREIISEPPYTEYVSTRWYRAPEVLLQSSVYSSAVDMWAMGAIIAELFSHRPLFPGSSEADEIYKICNILGTPNQHTWAGGLQLAASIHFQFPQSGSINLSEVVPTASEDALNLISWLCSWDPRKRPTAVEVLQHPFFQPCFYVPPSLRYRSTGYATPPPSVGAKGAMDQKNARRYPVGTLSNGRPAVNNSYLSTNAPARAAGVQRKLELDHQVKPEGNHKLTTKENAMNQPWSRLPPAPVRNNMNYLAAKEQIPRGGAPDIAEKLSQLSMSTTTRAPIMPSDRFVDLKATTRAHGEPVRRPVPLGPRDTWHARNDPFRRTYEMPGERALLQRKLVS